One genomic segment of Clostridium saccharoperbutylacetonicum N1-4(HMT) includes these proteins:
- a CDS encoding DNA polymerase IV produces MENKILHIDMDAFFASVEQLDNPALRGKPVIVGGASERGVVSTCSYEARKFGVHSAMPIFMAKEKCPNGIFVPGRYGRYTKVSQEIFKIFNEVTPLVEQVSIDEGFLDISQGKFNDGMEAARYIKNKVFREVGLTLSIGISYNKFLAKLASDWNKPNGIKEINKEMLPDILFPLPISKIHGLGKVSVAKLNNIGIYYVKDLYNMPKDFYIDCFGKNGIDIYNRIRGIDNRKVETLHERKSVGKETTLKFDTRNKEELAEYLKEFSFEIEEILRRKNVVGKTITLKFKTKNFENHTRSKTLNYYIGNNSEIFNVAKELLEDEELNEEVRLIGISISSFKETEMEQISLI; encoded by the coding sequence ATGGAAAATAAAATATTACATATTGATATGGATGCTTTTTTTGCATCAGTTGAGCAACTAGATAATCCAGCACTTCGTGGAAAGCCTGTTATTGTTGGTGGTGCAAGTGAAAGAGGAGTGGTATCTACTTGTTCGTATGAAGCAAGAAAATTTGGGGTTCATTCAGCGATGCCAATCTTTATGGCTAAAGAAAAATGTCCAAATGGAATATTTGTACCTGGGAGGTATGGCAGATATACTAAAGTTTCTCAAGAGATATTTAAAATATTTAATGAAGTGACTCCTTTAGTAGAACAAGTTTCTATCGATGAAGGATTTCTAGATATATCACAAGGAAAGTTTAATGATGGAATGGAAGCAGCAAGATATATTAAGAATAAGGTGTTTAGAGAAGTTGGATTGACCTTATCTATTGGTATATCTTATAATAAATTTTTAGCAAAACTTGCATCTGATTGGAATAAACCAAATGGGATAAAGGAAATAAATAAAGAAATGCTTCCAGATATCCTTTTTCCTCTTCCTATCTCTAAAATTCATGGTTTAGGTAAGGTGTCAGTAGCTAAGCTAAATAACATAGGAATATATTATGTAAAAGATTTATACAATATGCCAAAAGATTTTTATATAGATTGCTTTGGAAAAAATGGAATTGATATATATAATAGAATTCGAGGCATTGATAATAGAAAAGTTGAAACTCTTCACGAAAGAAAGTCTGTTGGTAAAGAAACAACACTAAAATTTGATACAAGAAATAAAGAAGAATTAGCTGAGTATTTAAAAGAATTTTCTTTTGAAATTGAAGAGATCTTGAGAAGAAAGAATGTTGTTGGAAAGACCATAACATTAAAATTCAAAACAAAGAATTTCGAAAATCATACACGAAGCAAGACCTTAAATTATTATATTGGAAATAATAGTGAGATTTTTAATGTTGCCAAAGAATTGCTAGAAGATGAAGAGTTAAATGAAGAGGTAAGATTAATTGGAATAAGTATATCCTCCTTTAAAGAAACAGAAATGGAGCAGATAAGCTTAATTTAA
- a CDS encoding flagellinolysin, whose protein sequence is MVITHNLSAMNAQRKLGTNVRNQSKTAEKLSSGYRINRAGDDSAGLAISEKMRSQIRGLEQGSVNSQDGISLIQTTEGAMSEVHSMLQRCKTLATQCANGTYQDKDREMANQELQEIKKDIDRIAKNTTFNGNYVLDGSLSSAGASTQEQNQALQGLNTWWISSAQNLVKNATGLDVPSGTGMKVVMDNNMASNLAAFVQYSNNIANPNLELHVSTAFIKGLDLTSDKDGKTGNIYIDRVIAHELTHATMAATTDMWNQPTWFTEGVAECVHGGDDRVEGILSNGLNTVSGLTSTLSSGWASNNDKYAAAYIATRYMNKLYETGAGNDGIKNILNQLKNNTSYTFDQALTAAKAASANPSSAPATASAFLSKLSSDINSTSDLLSLAKIDLTDADTGSLTGSDASGGAPLDASDIVPEAGALNTTTPTGTSTIGNYSIEWGTPITGKGMDIQVGGNIGDIISVTGGNVTCGSLGIDNMDISSRSGAVDALAIIDTAINNVSTQRATLGATQNRLEHTITATDNTSENLTAAESRIRDADIAKEMMSYTKDNILTQAAQTMLAQANQQPNKILGLLQG, encoded by the coding sequence ATGGTTATAACACATAATTTAAGTGCAATGAATGCACAACGCAAGTTAGGAACAAATGTACGTAATCAAAGTAAAACGGCCGAAAAATTAAGTTCTGGATATAGGATAAATAGAGCAGGAGATGATTCTGCTGGTCTTGCAATATCTGAAAAAATGCGATCTCAGATTAGGGGATTGGAACAGGGGAGTGTAAATTCTCAAGATGGAATTTCATTAATTCAAACTACAGAAGGTGCAATGAGTGAAGTTCATAGCATGCTACAAAGATGTAAGACCTTGGCAACACAGTGTGCAAATGGTACTTATCAAGATAAAGATAGAGAAATGGCAAATCAAGAACTACAAGAAATTAAGAAAGATATTGATAGAATAGCAAAGAATACTACATTTAATGGGAACTATGTATTAGATGGTAGTTTAAGTAGTGCGGGAGCTAGTACTCAGGAGCAGAATCAAGCATTACAAGGCTTGAATACTTGGTGGATAAGCAGTGCTCAAAATTTAGTCAAAAATGCAACAGGACTTGACGTACCATCAGGAACAGGAATGAAAGTTGTAATGGATAATAATATGGCATCTAATCTTGCAGCATTTGTACAATATAGTAATAACATTGCTAATCCAAATTTAGAATTGCATGTTAGTACTGCTTTTATAAAGGGTTTGGATTTAACTAGTGATAAGGATGGAAAAACAGGAAATATTTATATAGACAGAGTTATCGCTCATGAATTAACTCATGCAACCATGGCAGCAACAACTGATATGTGGAATCAGCCTACTTGGTTTACAGAAGGCGTAGCAGAATGTGTTCACGGTGGTGATGACAGAGTAGAAGGTATTTTAAGTAATGGTCTTAATACAGTTTCAGGACTTACAAGCACTTTAAGTAGTGGCTGGGCAAGTAATAATGATAAATATGCTGCAGCATATATTGCAACAAGATATATGAATAAATTATATGAAACTGGAGCAGGTAATGATGGTATTAAAAATATATTAAATCAGTTAAAAAATAATACAAGTTATACATTTGATCAAGCTTTGACTGCAGCAAAAGCTGCATCTGCGAATCCATCATCAGCGCCAGCTACTGCAAGTGCATTTTTATCGAAACTGTCATCAGATATTAACAGTACAAGTGATTTGCTGAGTTTAGCTAAAATAGATTTAACTGATGCAGATACAGGTTCTTTAACAGGTTCTGATGCAAGTGGAGGAGCTCCGTTAGATGCATCAGATATAGTACCAGAAGCAGGTGCATTAAATACAACGACGCCAACGGGAACTTCTACAATTGGAAACTATTCAATAGAATGGGGAACACCTATAACTGGAAAAGGAATGGATATACAAGTTGGTGGTAATATTGGAGATATAATATCAGTGACAGGTGGAAATGTTACTTGTGGTTCTTTGGGAATAGATAATATGGATATTTCATCAAGAAGTGGTGCTGTTGATGCATTAGCTATAATTGATACTGCTATTAATAATGTATCGACTCAAAGGGCTACATTAGGAGCAACGCAAAATAGATTGGAGCATACTATTACAGCTACAGATAATACATCTGAAAATCTTACAGCAGCAGAAAGTAGAATAAGGGATGCTGATATTGCTAAGGAAATGATGTCTTACACTAAGGATAATATATTAACTCAAGCTGCACAGACTATGCTGGCACAAGCAAATCAGCAGCCAAACAAAATCCTTGGACTACTACAAGGATAA
- a CDS encoding cation-translocating P-type ATPase, whose translation MIQEKELTSGLSTKEAEKRIRNFGLNELKHQKKISAIKILLSQFNDFIVWVLIAATIISGIIGDKADAVTILIIVVINAILGFVQEFRTEKSLEALKELAAPTCKVLRDSSIKIINSIYLTIGDVVILEAGDRIPADGFFIESSGIVVDESLLTGESVGVNKECGKYKISSKKAEEGKDGSNKLGKSKKENGLNNEGFMGTTVVKGRGLFKVDCIGMDTEMGKIADLIQNIEEEKSPLNKKLDSLGKILVVICIIICAIVTIMGIIRGNDITEMFLLGVSLAVAAIPEGLAAIVTVSLALGVSRMLKKNALIRKLPAVETLGCTSVICSDKTGTLTQNKMTVKEVYLNGRIHELEKEKLNDYTKFMKALVYCNDCNYDFTKNKMCEVMHGDPTETALVNVFFSDSKELERFINRANRVYDIPFDSTRKMMSVIVKEEGKETCYVKGAPERLIDKCDLILESGKLKPFTYQKKKQVMEFITAMSSRALRCIAAAYKEEHLTRGERLEQNLIFLGVAGSIDPPRQEAADAVLKCKLAGIKPVMITGDHQNTALAIAKALNICNTSDQVMTGEEIEEISDLELEGTIKKIRVFARVSPNHKLRIVRAFKRKGNIVAMTGDGVNDAPAIKESDIGVAMGISGTDVTKEASSMILMDDNFSTIVAAVEEGRIIYDNIRKFIRYLLSCNLGEVLTMFLATIFYLPNPLSPIQILLVNLATDGLPAIALGVDPPEQDIMRQPPREKKESIFARGLVEKILVRGSLIGLCTLLSFMVGRFYRMNLEECRTLALCTLVMSQLIHVFECRSERHSIFQIKLLTNPYLVGAVLISVLLMCSVLYVPFLQNIFHTVALTLNQWLIVIFFSGIIAFINSVYLLIKSK comes from the coding sequence GTGATACAGGAAAAAGAGTTGACTTCGGGTCTTAGTACTAAGGAAGCGGAAAAGAGAATTAGGAACTTTGGACTTAATGAATTGAAGCATCAAAAGAAGATATCTGCTATAAAAATATTATTATCGCAATTTAATGATTTTATTGTTTGGGTATTAATTGCAGCAACAATAATTTCGGGAATAATAGGAGATAAAGCAGATGCAGTTACTATACTTATAATAGTAGTAATTAATGCAATATTAGGATTTGTTCAAGAATTTAGAACAGAGAAATCATTAGAAGCTTTAAAAGAGTTAGCTGCACCAACTTGCAAAGTTTTAAGAGATTCAAGTATAAAAATTATTAACTCAATATATTTAACTATAGGTGATGTAGTTATTTTAGAGGCTGGTGATAGAATACCAGCTGATGGCTTTTTTATTGAGAGTTCAGGAATCGTTGTAGATGAATCACTATTAACTGGTGAATCAGTTGGAGTGAATAAAGAATGTGGAAAATATAAAATTAGTTCAAAGAAAGCAGAAGAAGGGAAAGATGGTAGCAATAAATTAGGAAAAAGCAAAAAAGAAAATGGTCTTAATAATGAAGGATTTATGGGAACAACAGTAGTTAAAGGAAGAGGCTTATTTAAGGTTGACTGCATAGGAATGGATACTGAAATGGGAAAAATAGCGGATTTGATTCAAAATATTGAGGAAGAAAAATCTCCATTAAATAAGAAATTAGATTCCTTAGGTAAAATTCTTGTTGTTATCTGCATTATTATTTGTGCTATTGTAACTATAATGGGGATAATAAGAGGTAATGATATTACAGAAATGTTTTTACTTGGTGTAAGTTTAGCAGTAGCAGCAATACCAGAAGGATTAGCTGCTATTGTCACAGTATCTCTTGCTCTTGGAGTATCTAGAATGCTTAAGAAAAATGCACTTATTAGAAAACTTCCAGCAGTAGAGACCTTGGGTTGTACATCTGTAATATGTTCTGACAAAACAGGAACCTTGACTCAAAATAAGATGACTGTAAAAGAAGTTTATTTAAATGGAAGAATTCATGAACTTGAAAAAGAAAAATTAAATGACTATACAAAGTTTATGAAGGCACTAGTATATTGTAATGATTGCAATTATGACTTTACTAAAAATAAAATGTGTGAAGTTATGCATGGAGATCCAACAGAAACAGCGTTGGTTAATGTATTTTTTAGCGATTCTAAAGAATTAGAACGATTTATAAATAGAGCCAACAGAGTATATGATATTCCCTTTGATTCAACAAGAAAGATGATGTCTGTAATAGTAAAAGAGGAAGGAAAGGAAACTTGTTATGTAAAAGGAGCTCCTGAAAGGTTGATTGATAAATGTGATTTGATTTTGGAAAGTGGTAAGCTTAAACCTTTCACATATCAAAAGAAAAAGCAAGTAATGGAATTTATTACTGCAATGTCTTCCAGAGCCTTAAGATGTATTGCTGCTGCTTATAAAGAAGAACATTTAACAAGAGGAGAGAGATTAGAGCAAAATCTGATTTTTTTAGGTGTTGCAGGAAGTATAGATCCACCTAGACAAGAAGCAGCAGATGCAGTGCTAAAGTGTAAACTTGCAGGAATAAAACCGGTTATGATTACAGGAGATCATCAAAATACAGCGCTTGCTATAGCAAAAGCTTTGAATATATGCAATACATCAGACCAAGTAATGACAGGAGAAGAGATCGAAGAAATAAGTGACTTAGAATTAGAAGGAACGATTAAAAAAATAAGAGTATTTGCAAGAGTATCTCCTAACCATAAGTTAAGAATTGTACGAGCATTTAAGAGAAAAGGTAATATTGTTGCTATGACAGGTGATGGTGTAAATGATGCACCTGCAATTAAGGAATCTGATATAGGGGTTGCAATGGGGATTTCTGGGACAGATGTTACAAAAGAGGCATCTTCAATGATTCTAATGGACGATAACTTTTCTACTATTGTAGCAGCTGTAGAAGAAGGAAGAATAATATATGATAACATAAGAAAATTTATCAGATATTTATTATCTTGTAATCTTGGTGAAGTATTAACTATGTTTCTAGCAACTATTTTTTATTTACCTAATCCATTAAGCCCAATTCAAATATTACTTGTAAATTTAGCTACAGATGGTCTTCCAGCAATAGCACTTGGAGTTGATCCACCAGAACAGGATATAATGAGACAACCTCCAAGAGAAAAGAAAGAAAGCATTTTCGCTAGGGGATTAGTAGAGAAAATATTAGTTAGAGGATCACTTATAGGATTGTGTACCTTGTTATCATTTATGGTTGGAAGATTTTATAGGATGAATTTAGAGGAATGTAGGACGTTAGCTTTGTGCACTTTAGTAATGTCCCAGCTTATACACGTATTTGAGTGCAGATCTGAAAGACATTCCATTTTCCAAATAAAATTATTGACAAATCCATATTTAGTAGGTGCAGTGTTAATATCAGTATTACTAATGTGTTCAGTACTATATGTACCATTTTTACAAAATATATTTCATACTGTAGCATTAACGCTAAATCAATGGCTTATTGTAATTTTCTTTTCAGGAATAATTGCATTTATAAATAGCGTGTATTTACTAATTAAATCCAAATAA